Proteins co-encoded in one Flavobacterium fluviale genomic window:
- a CDS encoding CaiB/BaiF CoA transferase family protein: MKPLEGLIVLEFCQFLAGPSAGLKLADLGARVIKIERPVKGEACRQLSIKDLFVDDSSLLFHTINRNKESFAADLKNPDDLVLIKKLIEKADIMTHNFRPGVMEKIGLDFENTLSINPQIIYGTITGYGNEGPWAKKPGQDLLLQSLSGLSWLSGRKSQGPVPFGLAVADLMCGNHFVQGILAALLKRVKTKKGVLVEVSLLESILDVQFEAITSFLNDGGQLPERGDIKGSAHAFLSAPYGVYQTQDGYLSLAMGDLLFIGKVLGLDLSEFTDKHLWFEKRDEIRTILSERIQTQTSDYWIEILQKEGIWCGKVFNYEELDNQPFVNELQLKQTVKNAEGETLVTTRSPIQLDGEILLSEKAAPKVGQDNLRIHEQFLNDLK; encoded by the coding sequence ATGAAGCCTTTAGAAGGATTAATTGTTTTAGAATTCTGTCAGTTTCTGGCAGGACCTTCTGCTGGTTTAAAACTAGCCGATCTGGGTGCACGCGTCATCAAAATCGAACGTCCTGTAAAAGGTGAAGCCTGCAGACAATTGAGTATCAAAGATTTATTTGTAGACGACAGCAGTTTGCTTTTTCATACCATAAACCGAAATAAAGAATCTTTTGCAGCCGATTTAAAAAATCCTGACGATTTAGTTTTAATCAAAAAACTGATTGAAAAGGCTGATATTATGACACATAATTTCAGACCTGGTGTGATGGAGAAAATCGGTTTAGATTTTGAAAATACACTTTCTATAAATCCACAGATTATTTATGGAACCATTACAGGTTACGGAAATGAAGGTCCGTGGGCAAAAAAACCAGGGCAGGATTTATTACTACAATCACTTTCTGGATTAAGCTGGCTGAGCGGACGCAAAAGTCAAGGTCCAGTTCCTTTCGGTTTGGCGGTTGCCGATTTAATGTGCGGTAATCATTTTGTACAGGGAATTTTGGCAGCGCTTTTAAAAAGAGTCAAAACTAAAAAAGGTGTTTTGGTTGAAGTCAGTTTATTAGAATCGATTCTCGATGTGCAGTTCGAAGCCATTACTTCTTTTTTAAATGACGGTGGTCAATTGCCTGAAAGAGGTGATATTAAAGGAAGCGCACATGCTTTTTTAAGTGCTCCATATGGTGTTTACCAAACGCAAGACGGTTATTTATCGCTTGCAATGGGCGATTTACTTTTCATTGGAAAAGTATTAGGTTTAGATTTAAGTGAATTTACAGATAAACATCTTTGGTTTGAAAAACGAGATGAAATCAGAACGATTTTAAGCGAGAGAATTCAAACGCAAACTTCTGATTATTGGATAGAAATCCTTCAAAAAGAAGGAATCTGGTGCGGTAAAGTTTTCAATTACGAAGAACTGGATAATCAGCCTTTTGTAAATGAATTACAGCTGAAACAAACCGTAAAAAATGCTGAAGGCGAAACTTTGGTTACAACCAGAAGTCCGATTCAATTGGATGGAGAAATTCTGCTAAGCGAAAAAGCAGCGCCAAAAGTAGGTCAGGATAATTTAAGGATACACGAACAATTTTTAAACGATTTGAAATGA